A genomic region of Runella rosea contains the following coding sequences:
- a CDS encoding putative porin, whose product MKKWLYIVFCGFFSVAGYGQIRMPTGGSLGSGQQGGLGQGGQVKIDDSTKVIYGPRTARYFLEEDIFDNHKTLYQIDTSYDDFHRYNFVQRADFQLVDLGNFGTASRNVFFRPIEQLGTQFGYDAYSPYAYQINDVKYYDTKSPYTNLYLTLGGGGQNILRFDHSQNLSPRLNLGINVQRFTTNKQFGTSGQSDSQTNLAQNWGFVFHGNYRSKDEKYTFLGQFNHLNHHVYEQGGMSPDSLNFKTDRGIEYDNPSATFRTAQSWERRNNWHIYQQYVLAQGFQVYHVFDYKRSIDVFSDTDLTNARLYGFYNNYYYDSTQTRQEVKFRLFENKFGIKGRFQGFNYRAHYRQRIANMNGAYTKSYSTTGTYRLSRFENFVGLWLAYYLKDSTQRATAEFEYLLGRDFKIKGEVVSKWFRVGYLSTFTSPTFVQQLYDANHLRWTNSNRLVNSNNIYGQINVNTKQLRLSPRLDYHLINNYFYFDTAAVARQYTSAFSVVRVGGEAEWRPGKFQFLTQTYYTLVSNNDILRIPRFFANFRATFDFVYAKVLFLQVGGEIHYKSAYYADAYMPLTQQFHLQNRLKTEGVVYTEVFLNARINRVRLFVKMANAAQGNYQGALIRGYFSTPFYPVVGRSLGFGVNWPLFD is encoded by the coding sequence GTGAAAAAGTGGTTATACATTGTTTTTTGCGGGTTTTTCTCCGTAGCGGGTTACGGCCAAATCAGGATGCCGACTGGCGGCTCTTTAGGCTCAGGTCAACAGGGTGGCTTGGGGCAGGGTGGTCAGGTCAAAATTGATGATTCTACCAAGGTGATTTATGGCCCTCGTACTGCGCGTTATTTCTTGGAAGAGGATATTTTTGATAATCACAAAACCCTCTATCAAATTGATACATCCTACGATGATTTTCATCGCTATAACTTTGTGCAACGCGCTGATTTTCAGTTGGTAGATTTGGGGAATTTTGGGACTGCTTCGCGCAATGTCTTCTTCCGACCCATCGAGCAGCTAGGTACTCAATTTGGCTATGATGCCTACTCTCCCTATGCCTACCAAATCAACGACGTAAAATACTACGACACCAAATCCCCGTATACCAACCTCTACTTGACGTTGGGCGGAGGTGGACAGAATATCCTTCGTTTCGACCACAGCCAAAACCTCTCTCCCCGCTTAAATTTGGGGATAAACGTTCAACGTTTTACCACCAATAAACAATTTGGAACCAGCGGGCAGAGTGATTCCCAAACAAATTTAGCCCAGAACTGGGGGTTTGTTTTTCACGGAAATTACCGCTCTAAGGATGAAAAATACACTTTTTTGGGGCAATTCAACCACCTGAACCACCACGTGTACGAACAGGGAGGAATGTCGCCCGATAGCCTTAACTTCAAAACCGACCGGGGCATTGAATACGATAACCCTTCGGCTACGTTTCGGACGGCGCAATCATGGGAGCGGCGCAACAATTGGCACATCTACCAACAATATGTCTTGGCGCAGGGATTTCAGGTGTATCATGTGTTTGATTACAAACGCAGCATTGATGTTTTCTCCGACACTGACCTGACCAATGCCCGCTTGTACGGGTTTTATAACAATTATTATTATGATTCAACGCAAACCCGGCAGGAAGTAAAGTTTCGGTTGTTTGAAAACAAATTTGGTATCAAAGGACGTTTTCAGGGGTTTAATTACCGCGCCCATTACCGTCAGCGCATCGCCAATATGAATGGCGCTTACACCAAAAGCTACAGCACCACGGGAACGTATCGACTGAGTAGATTTGAGAATTTTGTGGGGTTATGGTTGGCTTATTATCTCAAAGACAGCACCCAACGCGCCACTGCCGAATTTGAATATCTGTTGGGCCGCGATTTTAAAATCAAAGGCGAAGTGGTAAGTAAATGGTTTAGGGTAGGTTATCTTTCGACGTTTACTTCGCCTACTTTTGTTCAGCAATTATATGATGCTAATCACCTGCGTTGGACCAACTCCAACCGTTTGGTCAATTCAAACAACATTTATGGTCAAATAAATGTCAATACAAAGCAACTTCGCTTGAGTCCTCGGCTGGATTATCATTTAATCAACAACTATTTTTATTTTGATACCGCAGCCGTGGCGCGGCAATACACCAGTGCGTTTAGTGTGGTGCGCGTAGGAGGCGAAGCAGAATGGCGTCCAGGCAAATTTCAATTTTTGACCCAAACCTATTATACCTTGGTGTCAAACAATGACATTCTGCGTATTCCGCGCTTTTTTGCCAATTTCCGCGCCACTTTTGATTTTGTTTATGCCAAAGTTCTTTTTCTACAAGTAGGAGGAGAAATTCACTACAAATCGGCCTATTATGCTGATGCCTACATGCCCCTGACCCAGCAGTTTCACCTGCAAAACCGTCTCAAAACCGAAGGAGTGGTCTACACAGAAGTCTTCCTCAATGCCCGCATTAATCGGGTCAGATTGTTTGTAAAAATGGCCAATGCCGCGCAGGGAAATTATCAAGGTGCATTGATACGTGGGTATTTCTCTACCCCCTTTTACCCAGTTGTGGGGCGGTCGCTTGGTTTTGGGGTCAATTGGCCCCTCTTTGACTGA
- a CDS encoding M48 family metalloprotease: MGRSRIGGRLLIGLIMAVVALFGYFNKSQVNPITGKTQRVSLTPQEEITLGLQSAPQMAAEFGGLYQDEQVQALVKKVGQGIVQNTEVKDGPYQFDFHVLADAETVNAFAVPGGQIFITMGLLKRLKTEDQLAGVLGHEIGHVVGRHSAQQMAKQELVGGLAGAASVALSDPNSPNGSAYIAQYVANLMNLKYGRDDELESDDFGVKYMIQTGRNPEAMVEVMEILAAAGGPNRPAEFQSTHPSPENRVAKIKAAMAKYRNP, from the coding sequence ATGGGACGTTCTCGTATTGGTGGAAGGCTACTGATTGGGCTAATCATGGCCGTGGTTGCATTGTTTGGTTACTTCAATAAGTCGCAGGTGAATCCAATCACTGGCAAAACGCAACGGGTAAGCCTTACCCCTCAGGAAGAAATTACGCTGGGGCTTCAAAGCGCGCCTCAAATGGCTGCCGAATTTGGAGGACTGTATCAAGACGAACAGGTGCAGGCACTGGTTAAGAAAGTGGGGCAGGGCATTGTGCAGAATACCGAAGTAAAAGATGGGCCGTACCAATTTGATTTTCATGTCTTGGCTGATGCCGAAACTGTCAATGCGTTTGCGGTGCCGGGAGGGCAGATTTTTATTACGATGGGCCTGTTGAAGCGCCTCAAAACCGAAGACCAACTGGCGGGAGTACTTGGTCACGAAATTGGGCACGTGGTGGGCCGACATTCGGCGCAGCAAATGGCTAAGCAAGAGCTAGTAGGCGGTTTGGCAGGGGCGGCATCGGTGGCTTTATCCGATCCCAACTCGCCCAATGGCAGTGCCTACATTGCGCAATACGTAGCCAACCTGATGAACCTGAAATACGGGCGTGACGATGAACTGGAATCGGATGATTTTGGGGTAAAATATATGATACAGACGGGCCGAAATCCCGAAGCCATGGTGGAGGTGATGGAGATTTTGGCCGCCGCAGGTGGGCCGAATCGCCCCGCTGAATTTCAGAGCACCCACCCAAGTCCTGAGAACCGAGTTGCAAAAATAAAAGCCGCCATGGCTAAATACCGTAACCCGTAG
- a CDS encoding NupC/NupG family nucleoside CNT transporter has product MERFTGLIGIVLILGIAYALSNNRKAINYRTVGVGLALQFGLAVFILKTTIGQTMFDWLGKGVQKVLGFSDRGAEFVFSPLVKPSVLNKAFGAGNDFIFFFSIVPTIIFVAVLVNILYHIGLMQRIVALLAKLMKWLMGVSGAEALSNVASAFVGQVEAQIMIKPYLKGMTNSELLASMTGSFACIAGGVMATYIKLGVPASYLIAASLMAAPGALVIAKIVFPETETSETKGVVKLEIKKAHANLLDAIAAGASEGLKVGFNVIAMLIGFIALIGLVDFLLGKAGGLFAFPTLSLNFLLGKVFSVFAWAMGVPSKDVEVAGALMGTKMVINEFVAYLDLVHIKDTLDAKTIAITSFALCGFANFSSIAIQVGGISELAPTRRSDLARLGFKALICGTLASYMSATLAGLLI; this is encoded by the coding sequence ATGGAACGTTTCACAGGACTTATTGGGATTGTATTAATTTTAGGTATTGCCTACGCGCTCTCCAACAATCGCAAAGCGATTAACTACCGCACCGTTGGCGTAGGATTGGCGCTTCAATTCGGACTAGCGGTTTTTATTCTCAAAACGACGATTGGACAAACAATGTTTGATTGGCTGGGCAAAGGTGTTCAGAAAGTATTGGGTTTTTCGGATCGTGGTGCCGAATTTGTGTTCAGTCCATTGGTAAAACCCTCTGTACTCAATAAAGCTTTTGGGGCAGGCAATGATTTTATCTTTTTCTTCAGCATTGTTCCGACCATTATTTTTGTGGCCGTTCTTGTCAATATTTTGTACCATATCGGTCTCATGCAACGTATCGTGGCGTTGTTGGCTAAGTTAATGAAATGGCTCATGGGCGTGAGCGGGGCCGAAGCCTTGTCAAACGTGGCGTCGGCGTTTGTGGGGCAGGTAGAGGCCCAAATCATGATTAAACCCTACCTCAAAGGCATGACCAACTCCGAGCTGCTCGCTTCTATGACGGGAAGTTTTGCTTGTATTGCGGGAGGGGTAATGGCTACCTATATTAAATTGGGCGTGCCTGCTTCGTACCTGATTGCCGCGAGTCTGATGGCGGCGCCGGGGGCGTTAGTGATTGCTAAAATTGTGTTTCCCGAAACAGAAACTTCCGAAACCAAGGGGGTGGTGAAACTAGAAATCAAAAAAGCGCACGCCAATCTGTTGGATGCCATTGCGGCGGGAGCCAGCGAAGGACTCAAAGTGGGTTTTAACGTGATTGCGATGTTGATTGGATTTATTGCCCTGATTGGCTTGGTCGATTTTCTTTTGGGTAAAGCAGGTGGGCTTTTTGCCTTTCCTACGTTGAGCCTTAACTTTTTGCTCGGAAAAGTTTTCTCGGTATTTGCCTGGGCCATGGGTGTTCCTTCTAAAGACGTGGAAGTAGCTGGTGCCTTGATGGGGACCAAGATGGTAATCAATGAGTTTGTGGCGTACTTAGATTTGGTACACATCAAAGATACCTTGGATGCCAAAACAATTGCCATTACCAGCTTTGCGTTATGTGGTTTTGCCAATTTTAGTTCGATTGCCATTCAGGTGGGCGGTATCAGCGAATTAGCCCCGACGCGTCGTTCAGATTTAGCACGTTTGGGCTTTAAAGCACTTATTTGCGGAACATTAGCGTCTTATATGTCGGCTACTTTGGCGGGATTACTCATTTAA
- the topA gene encoding type I DNA topoisomerase gives MSKNLVIVESPAKAKTIEGYLGADFTVKSSFGHVRDLPDKDLGVDVKNGYEPAYEVSADKTKVINELKKLAKSSDEVWLATDDDREGEAISWHLKEALGLPKDTKRIVFREITKTALQKAIQNPRLIDMDLVNAQQARRVLDRLVGYELSPVLWRKIKIGNSSALSAGRVQSVAVRLIVDREREVEAHESKSSFKVVAKFILEGGKVLEAELPKNLETEAQARAFLEKCIGATFKIKNLEVKPGKKSPAPPFTTSTLQQEASRKLSFSVSQTMTVAQKLYEAGKISYMRTDSTNLSEEALQKATDQINSEYGEKYHQKRVFKTKSESAQEAHEAIRPTNFGELKASSDRNEQRLYELIWKRSIASQMADAQLERTIATITISTTSEELVAQGEVIKFDGFLKVYLESKDDEEEDTKGMLPPLNIGQILNLDFLKATEKFSRPKPRYTEASLVKQLEEMGIGRPSTYAPTLSTIIKREYVVKQDKKGLERDFKELILKQNQLKESVGKENYGAEKAKLFPTNTGMVVNDFLVELFPNVVDFSFTANVEKEFDEIAEGKLPWQQMIDGFYQGFHQKIGEVEGSKVLKRAEARELGLDPKSGKPIFAKIGKFGPYVQIGEATEDAKPQYANLKKGQLVETITLEEAIELFSLPREVGFFEDKPMVVGVGKYGPYVKHDDKFYSLDRGDDPYTIEAEQCIGAIRLKRGDLAGEGEGLGFLEEKPITTGMGKYGPFIKHDDKYYSLPKGMSLQRVTREEALEIIQKKREAESNKVIREFAENATVKVLRGPYGPYVAVGKRNIKIPKDTDPATLTLEDCLKLAGA, from the coding sequence ATGTCAAAAAACTTAGTTATAGTTGAGTCACCGGCCAAGGCCAAAACCATCGAAGGATACCTCGGAGCAGATTTCACGGTCAAATCCAGTTTTGGACACGTTCGCGATCTCCCCGACAAAGATTTAGGGGTAGATGTTAAAAATGGATACGAACCTGCCTACGAAGTTTCTGCCGATAAAACAAAGGTTATCAATGAGTTAAAGAAGTTAGCAAAGTCTTCCGATGAGGTTTGGCTAGCAACTGATGATGACCGCGAAGGAGAAGCCATTTCGTGGCATTTGAAAGAAGCACTCGGCTTACCAAAAGATACAAAACGGATTGTTTTCAGGGAAATTACCAAAACAGCCCTGCAAAAAGCCATCCAAAATCCACGCCTTATCGACATGGATTTGGTCAACGCCCAACAGGCTCGCCGCGTACTCGATCGGCTTGTAGGCTATGAATTATCGCCCGTTTTATGGCGAAAAATAAAAATAGGCAACAGCAGCGCGCTGTCGGCAGGACGGGTGCAGTCCGTAGCGGTGCGCCTGATTGTAGATCGTGAGCGGGAAGTGGAAGCCCACGAATCCAAATCCTCTTTTAAAGTCGTTGCCAAATTTATTTTGGAAGGCGGAAAAGTACTAGAAGCAGAACTTCCCAAGAATTTAGAAACGGAGGCGCAGGCTCGGGCATTTCTGGAGAAATGCATCGGAGCTACCTTTAAAATCAAAAATCTGGAAGTAAAACCTGGCAAAAAATCCCCCGCACCACCATTCACCACTTCTACTTTACAACAGGAAGCTTCGCGTAAATTGAGCTTTTCGGTCTCGCAAACGATGACCGTGGCCCAAAAACTCTACGAAGCGGGAAAGATTTCATACATGCGTACCGACTCCACCAATCTATCGGAGGAGGCATTGCAAAAAGCAACCGATCAAATCAACAGCGAATACGGCGAAAAGTACCACCAAAAACGCGTATTCAAAACCAAATCTGAGTCGGCACAGGAGGCTCACGAAGCCATCCGCCCGACCAACTTTGGGGAACTGAAAGCCAGCAGCGACCGCAATGAGCAACGCCTGTACGAATTAATCTGGAAACGCTCCATTGCCTCCCAAATGGCTGATGCGCAGTTGGAACGCACCATTGCCACCATTACCATTTCAACCACCAGCGAAGAATTGGTAGCGCAAGGTGAAGTCATTAAGTTTGACGGATTCTTGAAAGTATACCTAGAATCTAAAGACGACGAGGAAGAAGACACCAAAGGAATGCTGCCTCCTTTGAATATTGGGCAAATCCTGAATTTAGACTTTTTGAAGGCAACGGAGAAATTTTCGCGCCCCAAACCCCGCTATACGGAAGCAAGTTTGGTGAAGCAATTGGAAGAAATGGGCATTGGCCGACCTTCTACGTATGCACCAACCCTCTCGACCATTATCAAGCGTGAATACGTTGTCAAGCAAGATAAAAAAGGGCTCGAACGCGACTTTAAAGAGCTAATACTGAAACAAAACCAACTGAAAGAGTCGGTTGGAAAAGAAAATTACGGCGCGGAAAAAGCAAAGTTATTTCCGACCAACACGGGCATGGTTGTCAATGACTTTTTGGTCGAACTGTTTCCAAACGTCGTTGATTTTTCTTTTACGGCCAACGTTGAGAAAGAGTTTGACGAAATTGCCGAAGGAAAACTTCCGTGGCAACAAATGATTGATGGTTTTTACCAAGGATTTCACCAGAAAATCGGTGAAGTAGAAGGTTCAAAAGTGCTCAAAAGAGCCGAAGCCCGTGAGCTAGGACTCGACCCCAAATCTGGGAAACCGATTTTTGCCAAGATTGGCAAGTTCGGACCATACGTCCAAATCGGCGAAGCCACCGAGGACGCCAAACCCCAATACGCCAACCTCAAAAAAGGTCAACTCGTAGAAACCATCACCCTCGAAGAAGCCATTGAACTGTTTTCGCTGCCCCGGGAAGTAGGTTTCTTTGAAGATAAACCGATGGTGGTAGGCGTGGGTAAATACGGGCCGTACGTTAAGCACGACGACAAATTTTACTCACTAGACCGTGGTGACGACCCTTACACGATTGAAGCTGAACAGTGCATCGGTGCCATCCGACTCAAACGCGGCGACTTAGCTGGTGAAGGAGAAGGCCTGGGATTTTTGGAAGAGAAGCCCATCACCACGGGTATGGGAAAATACGGGCCGTTTATCAAGCACGACGACAAGTATTATTCCCTCCCCAAAGGCATGAGCCTGCAACGCGTTACGCGGGAAGAAGCCCTCGAAATCATTCAGAAAAAACGGGAAGCAGAAAGCAATAAAGTCATTCGGGAATTTGCCGAAAATGCCACCGTTAAAGTATTGCGTGGACCGTACGGCCCTTACGTAGCCGTTGGAAAACGTAATATCAAAATCCCGAAAGACACCGATCCCGCAACCCTCACGTTGGAGGATTGTTTGAAACTGGCGGGAGCATAG
- a CDS encoding dienelactone hydrolase family protein, giving the protein MDQRIINLFDEYTHKPLKRDDFFKRLTQLTGSTAAAMAVLPLLEVNYAHASTVKPNDERLTIENITYEGDGTQMKGYLARPAAPGNYPAVVVIHENRGINPHIEDVTRRVALAGFIALAPDALSPFGGTPTDAEQIRTYFGQLDAKKNLNNYVKAFDYLKSRKDCTGKTGCVGFCWGGAMANQLAVNVPSLNAAVAYYGRQADAADVPKIKAKLMLHYGALDERVNAGIPAYEEALKKAGIKYELYVYEGAQHAFNNDSAPTRYNEAVAKLAWERTIGLFKKELGS; this is encoded by the coding sequence ATGGACCAACGCATTATTAATCTCTTTGACGAGTATACACACAAGCCCCTCAAACGGGACGACTTTTTCAAGCGATTGACCCAACTTACCGGAAGCACGGCCGCAGCAATGGCCGTGCTTCCTTTGTTAGAGGTCAATTACGCACACGCCTCCACAGTCAAACCCAACGACGAGCGTTTGACCATCGAAAACATTACCTACGAAGGGGATGGAACGCAAATGAAAGGGTATTTAGCGCGGCCTGCGGCCCCCGGCAACTACCCTGCGGTAGTGGTAATTCACGAAAATCGGGGCATTAATCCCCACATTGAAGACGTAACCCGCCGTGTGGCTTTGGCAGGCTTTATCGCCCTTGCGCCCGATGCACTTTCTCCGTTTGGCGGCACACCTACCGATGCCGAGCAGATTCGCACGTATTTCGGACAGCTTGACGCCAAGAAAAACCTCAACAATTACGTAAAAGCCTTTGATTATCTGAAGTCTCGCAAAGACTGTACGGGCAAAACGGGTTGCGTAGGTTTTTGCTGGGGCGGCGCCATGGCCAACCAATTGGCTGTGAACGTCCCCTCTCTCAATGCCGCCGTAGCCTATTACGGCCGACAGGCTGATGCTGCCGACGTGCCTAAAATCAAAGCAAAACTGATGCTCCATTATGGTGCACTGGATGAACGCGTCAACGCGGGAATTCCCGCCTACGAAGAAGCCCTCAAAAAAGCAGGTATCAAGTATGAACTGTATGTGTATGAGGGGGCGCAACACGCTTTCAACAACGACTCTGCCCCTACGCGCTACAACGAAGCCGTTGCAAAACTAGCATGGGAAAGAACCATTGGCCTTTTTAAGAAGGAATTAGGAAGTTAA
- a CDS encoding pesticin C-terminus-like muramidase encodes MSRYSFTYQQEIGHQGQSLVPHFPGGLSGVTIGPGYDMGSRTPMEIYEDLTKAGIHPQTAQAFMDAASKTGDDAQAWVNEHRHELYITEEQQQALFDQVLVDEYERRLRSQLAQFADESDTVTHDMISWENLSEKQKHILFDFAYNPGLSKFPTLTEAVLREDWDTVAQSFERFSGGEPLSYRNDTFYSTFLDPNAPPIEAGPEIAEVIEALELPENESIEVAETIWSNDLYAETPIIEEHHSSPHAQPDAHLESSLNEQDWDV; translated from the coding sequence ATGTCCAGATATTCCTTTACGTATCAGCAAGAAATAGGTCATCAGGGCCAAAGCCTGGTGCCTCATTTTCCAGGTGGGCTATCGGGAGTAACGATTGGTCCCGGCTATGACATGGGAAGCCGTACACCTATGGAGATTTACGAAGACTTAACCAAGGCGGGCATTCATCCGCAAACCGCGCAGGCGTTTATGGATGCGGCCTCCAAAACGGGCGACGACGCCCAAGCTTGGGTCAACGAACACCGCCACGAGCTCTACATTACGGAAGAACAACAACAGGCGCTGTTTGACCAGGTGCTCGTTGATGAATACGAACGCCGACTGCGGTCGCAACTAGCCCAGTTTGCCGATGAAAGTGACACCGTAACGCATGATATGATTTCATGGGAGAATTTATCTGAAAAGCAAAAACATATCTTGTTTGACTTTGCCTATAATCCCGGCCTAAGTAAATTTCCTACCCTTACTGAGGCGGTATTGCGGGAAGACTGGGATACCGTAGCTCAATCGTTTGAGCGTTTTTCGGGTGGAGAACCCTTGTCTTACCGTAACGATACGTTCTATTCGACTTTTCTCGACCCCAATGCCCCACCCATTGAAGCTGGGCCCGAAATTGCCGAAGTAATTGAAGCCCTTGAATTACCCGAAAATGAGTCTATAGAAGTCGCAGAAACCATCTGGAGCAACGACCTTTACGCCGAAACTCCCATCATAGAAGAACATCATTCCAGTCCTCACGCTCAACCAGATGCCCACTTAGAAAGCTCCCTCAACGAACAAGATTGGGATGTTTAA
- a CDS encoding TonB-dependent receptor domain-containing protein yields MKKVFYILTAVLGITFTSQAQFPGGGGFGGGGRGGDRGPGGMGQQQQQAMPDLPKGNGRVSGIIVDSASGKPVEYATVALFDIKTGRPVDGSVTDLKGAFLLKGVPDGEFKFVASFIGYKNFEIAKLTIGKGSKEQNLGNINLPPDVRTLAEVTVTGEKAIIEDKVDRLVYNAEKDISNSGGDAGDVLRKVPLLSVDLDGNVSMRGSENIRVLINGKPSTIVANSVADALKMIPSDQIKTVEVITSPSAKYDAEGSAGIINIITKKNTLQGITGSVDIAGGNRSSNLFGNVNLRTKKLGVSVNAGGRMMYPPTGGYINISRQLANGDVVRTRQENNGQQLGGFGNVQLSVDYSPTTKDNVTLSVRNSRRAFNLDNTQQSFSFFGTTVNPTFANKIDTKNIGNNLDVNLDYTRKFEKENKEFSVLAQLSQNAGDNSYTRDQYRGSTEGELFYRESNPNKSLTKERTLQVDYQDPISKYAQIETGAKMILRHIESDFRFNYDSTGRGIYTPNPQRTNIFSYDQNVFAGYLSFLFQTTNKWGFKPGLRYEYTQLGAKYQDAPAVALPNFSTLVPSITISKSLKGNKTIRFSYNRRIQRPSIQFLNPNVSQSDPFNVSFGNPNLDPEYTNNFEVNLSTFIKTTTLNFSAYTRMTEGSIESVRYRGGQALFDQLTSQQGVNVGSVIVNDNTLLSTFQNIGSNRAYGLNVFAMVKPVKGMTINGNIDVRYITLNSPSLGVKNQNWTYNLFGQIQYQLGKDWSAQMYAFGRARDIQLQGTRGGFMGYSLNILKEFKKQQASLGFGAENFLQNAFSQRSNLNSTTPGNIFSQEQVNLMYNRGFRLTFRKRFGKMSFDGNFFQRKKSVNNDDTKQGGDNSGDSAGGQPAGGGATGGGRRGGGK; encoded by the coding sequence ATGAAAAAAGTATTTTACATTTTAACAGCCGTTTTAGGTATTACTTTCACTTCTCAGGCGCAGTTTCCCGGAGGCGGGGGCTTTGGTGGGGGTGGTCGCGGTGGTGACCGAGGTCCGGGCGGAATGGGCCAACAACAACAGCAGGCTATGCCTGACCTTCCCAAAGGAAACGGAAGAGTATCAGGAATCATCGTTGATTCTGCTTCTGGTAAGCCAGTTGAATATGCAACCGTTGCCCTTTTTGATATTAAAACTGGTAGACCAGTCGACGGTTCGGTGACGGACCTTAAAGGAGCTTTCTTATTAAAAGGAGTTCCTGATGGTGAATTTAAGTTTGTGGCCAGTTTTATTGGTTATAAAAACTTTGAAATTGCCAAATTGACCATCGGAAAAGGCAGTAAAGAACAAAATTTGGGGAATATAAACCTTCCTCCTGATGTGCGTACCCTGGCGGAAGTGACCGTAACGGGAGAAAAAGCCATCATCGAAGATAAAGTAGACCGTTTGGTATACAATGCCGAAAAAGACATTTCAAATTCGGGAGGAGATGCGGGTGATGTGCTTCGTAAAGTGCCCCTTCTTTCGGTGGATTTGGACGGAAACGTGTCGATGCGCGGTAGTGAAAACATCCGTGTATTGATCAACGGGAAACCTTCTACCATCGTTGCCAACAGCGTGGCCGATGCCTTGAAAATGATTCCATCTGACCAGATTAAAACCGTTGAAGTAATCACTTCACCTTCGGCAAAATACGACGCAGAAGGCTCGGCGGGTATCATCAATATTATTACCAAGAAAAATACCCTTCAAGGTATTACGGGCTCAGTTGATATTGCAGGCGGAAATCGGTCAAGCAATTTATTCGGGAATGTAAACCTAAGAACTAAAAAATTGGGGGTATCCGTAAACGCAGGTGGACGTATGATGTACCCGCCAACGGGTGGCTATATCAATATCAGCCGTCAATTGGCTAATGGTGACGTAGTCAGAACCCGTCAGGAAAACAACGGCCAACAATTAGGTGGATTTGGAAATGTGCAGTTGAGTGTCGACTATTCGCCTACCACAAAAGACAATGTAACCCTGAGTGTTCGTAACAGCCGCCGGGCGTTTAACCTGGACAACACACAGCAATCATTCAGCTTTTTTGGTACAACCGTCAATCCCACTTTTGCAAACAAGATTGATACCAAAAACATCGGTAATAACCTTGATGTAAACTTGGATTATACTCGCAAGTTTGAAAAGGAAAACAAGGAATTTAGCGTTTTGGCCCAGTTGAGTCAAAATGCGGGTGACAATAGCTATACCCGTGACCAATACCGTGGCTCTACGGAGGGTGAACTGTTTTACCGTGAAAGCAACCCTAATAAAAGTTTAACGAAGGAGCGTACTTTACAGGTTGATTATCAAGACCCAATCAGTAAATATGCCCAGATTGAAACGGGAGCTAAAATGATTTTACGTCATATCGAAAGTGATTTTCGTTTCAATTATGATAGCACGGGTCGGGGCATTTATACGCCTAATCCGCAGAGAACCAACATTTTTAGCTATGACCAAAACGTGTTTGCGGGTTATCTTTCATTCTTGTTTCAAACGACTAACAAGTGGGGATTCAAACCAGGTTTGCGCTATGAATACACGCAATTAGGAGCTAAATACCAAGATGCACCAGCGGTAGCGTTGCCAAACTTCTCTACGTTGGTTCCGAGCATCACGATTTCAAAAAGCCTCAAAGGAAACAAGACGATTCGTTTTAGCTACAACCGCCGGATTCAGCGTCCGTCTATTCAGTTCTTGAACCCCAACGTTTCGCAGAGTGATCCGTTCAACGTTTCTTTCGGAAACCCGAACCTTGACCCTGAATATACCAACAACTTTGAAGTTAACCTGAGCACGTTTATCAAAACAACGACCCTTAATTTTTCGGCTTATACCCGTATGACCGAGGGCTCGATTGAAAGCGTTCGTTATCGTGGTGGACAGGCATTGTTTGACCAATTGACAAGTCAGCAGGGCGTAAATGTTGGTAGTGTGATAGTAAATGATAACACGCTTCTCTCAACCTTCCAAAACATCGGTAGCAACCGTGCGTATGGTTTGAACGTATTTGCGATGGTAAAACCAGTGAAAGGAATGACCATCAACGGAAACATCGACGTACGTTATATCACGTTGAATAGTCCTTCGTTGGGGGTCAAAAACCAAAACTGGACCTATAATCTCTTTGGTCAGATTCAGTACCAGTTAGGCAAAGATTGGAGCGCTCAGATGTATGCTTTTGGTCGGGCACGTGATATTCAGTTGCAGGGTACTCGTGGCGGTTTTATGGGATACAGTCTAAACATCCTGAAAGAGTTTAAGAAGCAACAGGCAAGCTTAGGTTTTGGTGCGGAGAACTTCTTGCAAAACGCATTCAGCCAACGCAGTAACCTCAACAGCACTACACCCGGAAATATCTTTAGCCAAGAACAGGTCAACTTGATGTACAACCGTGGTTTCCGTCTTACTTTCCGTAAGCGTTTTGGTAAAATGTCGTTTGATGGTAATTTCTTCCAACGTAAGAAAAGTGTTAACAACGATGATACCAAACAGGGCGGTGATAACTCAGGCGATAGCGCTGGAGGACAGCCGGCTGGAGGTGGTGCCACAGGTGGTGGTCGTCGCGGAGGAGGCAAATAG